The following coding sequences lie in one bacterium genomic window:
- a CDS encoding ABC transporter permease, with protein sequence MEYLYEGIKQGFLLLLPPKKEIIEIVLLSIVVSGSATIIAGIFGIPIGLYFAIKEFKFKRVLVGIINTWLALPAVLIGLLVYIFLSRKGPAGVFGLLFTPSAIIIAQALLATPIICALSLSALKGIAKDVKDIAYSLGASRSQMALTLIKEGKFAFLTAIITGFSRIIGETGMTLMVGGNIKGETRVMTTTIALETMKGNFETGIAIGIVLLFIAVIINIPLQIIQGK encoded by the coding sequence ATGGAATATCTATATGAAGGAATAAAACAGGGATTTTTACTTTTATTGCCTCCCAAAAAGGAGATAATTGAAATTGTTCTTCTTTCAATAGTAGTTTCTGGAAGTGCAACTATTATTGCTGGAATTTTTGGAATACCAATAGGTCTCTATTTTGCTATCAAAGAATTCAAATTCAAGAGAGTCCTTGTTGGTATAATCAATACCTGGCTTGCACTCCCGGCAGTATTGATTGGACTTTTAGTCTATATATTTTTATCAAGAAAAGGACCTGCTGGTGTATTTGGCTTACTTTTCACACCCTCTGCCATAATAATTGCTCAGGCACTCCTTGCCACACCAATAATTTGTGCCCTCTCTCTTTCTGCCTTAAAAGGAATTGCTAAAGATGTCAAAGATATTGCTTACTCTCTGGGTGCAAGCAGGTCTCAGATGGCTTTAACATTAATTAAAGAAGGAAAATTTGCCTTCCTGACCGCTATAATTACCGGTTTTTCAAGAATTATTGGAGAAACGGGTATGACTTTAATGGTAGGCGGAAATATAAAAGGCGAGACAAGAGTTATGACGACAACAATTGCACTTGAGACAATGAAAGGGAATTTTGAAACAGGGATTGCCATAGGTATTGTGCTTCTTTTTATAGCCGTAATTATAAATATACCTTTACAAATAATACAGGGAAAATGA
- a CDS encoding substrate-binding domain-containing protein yields the protein MNPKTFHSISFLFMFFSLVVFNNQSFAKQKLILTSTTSTLDSGLFDVLIPAFEKKYDCSVKVIAVGTGQAIRLAKDGNADVLLVHDRVSEEQFVQDGYGIKRLDVMHNDFLIVGPKNDPAGIKEDKALNSFKKIYQSKTPFVSRGDDSGTHKKELNIWKQLNIKPSGDFYIESGTGMEMTLRIAQEKNAYCLVDRATWLSHKKEIDVLEILVEGDSILYNPYSVIVVSPTKFPRVNFKLAQKFADFIRSYEGQKIIKNFGIKKFGEPLYFPDVVKF from the coding sequence ATGAATCCTAAAACCTTTCATTCAATTAGTTTCTTGTTTATGTTTTTTAGTTTAGTTGTATTTAATAATCAATCTTTTGCAAAACAAAAACTTATTCTTACTTCAACAACATCCACACTGGACTCGGGTCTATTTGATGTGCTAATTCCTGCATTTGAGAAAAAATATGATTGTTCTGTTAAGGTAATTGCCGTTGGCACAGGACAGGCAATTCGTCTTGCTAAGGATGGAAATGCTGATGTGCTTTTAGTTCACGATAGGGTGTCAGAGGAACAATTTGTCCAGGATGGTTATGGTATAAAAAGACTTGATGTGATGCATAATGATTTCTTAATTGTAGGCCCTAAAAATGACCCGGCTGGAATAAAAGAGGATAAGGCATTAAATTCATTTAAAAAAATATATCAATCAAAAACACCTTTTGTTTCACGCGGAGATGATTCAGGGACACATAAAAAAGAATTAAATATATGGAAACAATTAAATATAAAACCATCTGGAGACTTTTATATTGAAAGTGGCACAGGAATGGAGATGACTTTAAGAATTGCCCAGGAGAAAAATGCATATTGCCTTGTTGACCGCGCCACCTGGCTATCTCATAAAAAAGAGATTGATGTGCTTGAAATACTTGTTGAAGGTGACTCCATACTTTATAACCCGTATTCAGTAATCGTTGTTTCTCCAACAAAATTTCCCCGGGTAAATTTTAAGTTAGCCCAAAAATTTGCAGATTTTATAAGAAGTTATGAGGGGCAAAAAATTATTAAAAATTTTGGGATTAAAAAATTTGGAGAACCACTTTATTTTCCTGATGTGGTGAAATTCTAA